One Brassica napus cultivar Da-Ae chromosome C4, Da-Ae, whole genome shotgun sequence genomic region harbors:
- the LOC125586110 gene encoding uncharacterized protein LOC125586110 has product MKKRDKDANPPQNVILARYIRDVTNKNESPNTKETDSTKDDDYENAFNGEMDLSLDATTQTIEPLASMSTTSCYAPEPATTFSWDDYFTNVCESMDDIEMLMQGWD; this is encoded by the coding sequence ATGAAGAAACGTGATAAAGATGCAAACCCACCCCAAAATGTCATCCTCGCAAGATATATAAGAGATGTCACAAACAAGAATGAATCTCCTAATACCAAAGAAACAGATAGCACTAAGGATGATGATTATGAAAATGCTTTTAATGGAGAGATGGATTTGAGTCTGGATGCTACAACACAGACCATAGAACCATTGGCTAGTATGTCCACAACATCATGCTATGCTCCCGAGCCAGCTACAACATTTTCATGGGATGATTACTTTACAAATGTTTGTGAATCCATGGATGACATTGAGATGCTCATGCAAGGATGGGACTAA